TCGATGCGCATTCGCACGCCGTCCAGCGCAATAGCCTGTTCGGTCAATGACAGACGTCCGGCGTCGGTGATGGTGTAGCGTTTTTTGCCGCCCTCGGCATCGCCCAGGATCATTGCGCTTTCTTCGAGAAAGGTCAGGGTCGGGTAGATCACACCGGGGCTGGGGCAGTAGGCGCCGTCGAACATGCTTTCGATCTGGCGGATCAGGTCATAGCCGTGGCAGGGCTGCTCCGCGATCAACGCCAACAGCAGCAGTTTCAGGTCGCCGGGGGCGAACACCCGGGGGCTGCGGCCGCCGCGTTCACGGCCGGGGCCTGGGCGTTTCTCGAAGCCGTCTCGGCTGTCGCTATGGTCGCGATGGGAATGATGGTCTCTCATTTCTGCGTCTTCTCTCGTCGTGTTTAGATACAACTTAAGATATATCTTTAGACAGACGCAAGCGTTCTGGACCAACGGTCGTTCTCGGCCACCGCTGGAGGTCCAGAAGCGATCAGCGATCAGCGATGAGGAATGCGGTATCGGTTGCTCTTTTAGAGCAATTGAACTAATCATGAAAGTTCATCGATTGATAATTATTCCACTGTCGCAAGATAAGTAGTCTTCGTCTGACGGAATTCAACTAGTTCGTATCTGTGTGCTTTTTCAATTAGAACTGTGTGTAGTCTTTCTCTGAGGGTAAAACAATCGAGTTGGCGTTTTTTCAATGTTTTTCCTATTGTTCGAACGCCATTGTTACTACATGTTCTTGGGAAGTTGCGTACTTACTTTTTCAAGGGATTGAACGATCATTCTTCGGCGTCGAAAGTTAAGTGAAATCGCCATCACCGTATGGAGAGATGTCGGCTTTCCAGACTTTCCTCGGCCCAATCCTTTGAAAAAATACAGGTACTCAATAATGTTCAAGACGTTTGCAATCGCCGTTCCCATGACCCTCCTGGCCCTGAGCACTTCGATGGCGTTCGCGGCGGAAGAATCGCGCACCTCCATCAACATTACCGCTGATATTCCGAGCAAGGTCTTCCACGCTCAGCCTGTAGACAAAGACTTCGGGAAAGACGAGAAAATGCAGTATCTCGTCGGCTCCGGCACCCTGACGGAAGTCCGTGGCACCTATGATATTCAACACACCAACGGCTCGGTCGGCGCTTATGTCGTGGGCGGTCCTACTCCGCTGTTCAACGGTAATCCAGCCTTGAACATTCCTCTGACCTATACCTTCAATGGCACGGAGTTGACCGCTGATTCTCAGGAAGTGGTCGGCGACACCGAGTCCAACGGCGGCATGCGCGCCGACCTGGTGATTACCGCAGAGAAGCCGGGCAACAGCCAGGTGGGGATCTACACCGCCAACCCGGTCGTCATCTTTGATGCCATTCCGCGCATCTGAAGCAAACGCGTGCTGTAAGTAAGTTCTGTCTTACTTGGCAACGTTCACCGATCGCCAGGGAGGTTGTGCCTGTCGATCGGGTTTCAACGAATTTATCTTCAGAGTATTTCGTTCATGTTCCCGATGACTCCCATCGCGACGGCGCTTGCCCTATGTTTTTGTGCGACTGCCCTGGCTGCGCCAGCGGACAACGGCCACACACCCCGAAGTCTGCTTGCGCAAGCCAAGGGATTACCGAGCGAGTTCGAAGAGCACTTCTTTGATGTGCCGCTGGCGGTGCGCGTGGAACTTGATCAGCAGTTTCTCGGTGAGGCGATGGTTGTGCTGACCCGCGACGATCGCATCACCCTCGTTGAATTCACCGATGTCAGCGATAGCACGATCAAAGCCAGCGAGCGCGACATCTGGGCCAACTACCTCAAACATGGCGTGGTGCTGGGCGCCTGCCAGGCCAATTGCCCCGAACAACTGCTGGCCGTGCACTACAGCCTGGAAAACTCGCTGGTGTCGATCCTCACGGAAAACGCCGAGCACGATGATCAGGTGCAGCGCTATTACAACCAGCCCGAAGACGGCAGCACCGGGTTGATCGTGCGCAACCAGCTGAACCTCAATGGCGGCCAGAACCAGGACCTCGGTGGTCGATACGGTCTGGAAGCGAGCAGCAGCCTGGGCAACTGGACCCAGGCGGTGAACATGCAGTTGTCCCGCCTGGGCGGTGTGGACAATCAGCTCTATCACGCCGTGCATGAGCTCTTTACCCAGCGCGAACTGGAAGGCAACTTCCTGCGCCTGGGCTTGTTCACGCCCACCTCGGAAGGCCTGACGCGCCAGCCGCGCTCCTTCGGCGCCAGCCCTGACACCGCGCTCGGCGTCATGTACGGCAGCTCCGACAGCCTGGCCATCAATAACCCGAAACCGGCGGTCTACCCGATCTACGTCACGGCCAATCGCCAGGGCTCGGTGGAAATCTATCGCGACGGATTGCTGATCAATACCCAGGCGATACCGGCTGGTTTGCAGACCCTCGATACGCGGCCATTGCCCGGCGGCATCTATGAAGTGGAAGTGCGGCTGATCGAAGACGGCCAGATCACCTCCAGCACGCAGGAGCTGGTCTACAAACCCAACAACTGGCGCAATCATGACGAGCGCTGGCGCTACAACCTGTTTGCCGGGCGTGAATCGAAAATGCTCAGCAACTGGGATGAGCAGGCCGATGGCGACATGACCGCTGGCGCCGCCTTCAACTTCCTGCTGCACCCGCGGGTGATTCTCGGCCTGTCGGGTCGGCAAGTGAAAGACACCCTGCAATACGGCACGTCGGTCGATTGGGCCATCGTCAACAACGCCAGCGTCTTCGCCAACGTCTACAAGACTCAGGACTACGGCACCGGTTTCGACGTGCAGGGGCTTTATTCCTACGGCAGCGGCAGCCTCGTCGCCAGCCATAACCGCAGCTGGCTCGACACCACCCGGCTCTACGACACCTTGCCCGACGGCACGCGCGTGCGGCAGCGCAATGTATTTATCGGCCAGACCAGCAACTCGTCCTTGTCACTCAATCATCGCCTCACCAGCAAAAGTTCGGTCAATGCCCGGGTGTCCCACAGCGAAGGCAACACCGAAGGGGTCGGCGTGGATCTGGGCTGGACTCAACGCACGCAACTGTTCGGCAGCGACGCCAATTGGCGCCTGTCGCTGTTCGACAGGCCGGGCAGCTTCAGTTCGGGCAATGATCGAAATCGCGGCCTTGACCTGAGCGTGAGCGTGGCGCTGGGTGGCCCGGGAGAGCAGCTCTCCGGCAGCATCGGCACCCGCACCGATCGCGATGGCGGGCGTGATAACAATGCCTCGATCACTTACCGCAAAGACTTGCAGGACCACCTGCTGCAAAGCGTTTCCGCCACGGCCATCACGGACACCTATGGCCTCGGTTTGAATGCGCTGGCAACGATGCAATCGGACCGGGTCAACGGCGACGGATTTATCCAGCGCTCGTCCTACAACAACGACCTCACCGGCGGCCTCAACCTCGACAGCACCGTGGCGGTCGGCGGGCAAAAGATAATCGTGACCAGCCAATACCACCGCAATGGCGCGGGCATGATCATCGATGTCGAGTCGGACATCGACGACATCACTTTACGCGCCGACGATCTGAGCGGCGGCAGCGCAGTCCTCAAGCCCGGACGCAATTTTGTGCCGATCACGGCTTACAATAGCAGCTCCGTCAGTTTCGATTTCGAAGGCAATCACGTGCCTGCCGCGACCATCCAGCCGGCCCGTTCCAGTTATCACCTGAACAAGGGCGGCGTGGATTATCGCCAGATTCGCGTGATGCGAACCCTCACTGTCCTCGGTCGCCTGATCGACCCCCAGGGCAACCCGCTCAAGGGCCATCACATCATCAACCACGCCAGTCGCGGGGTCAGTGAGGTGGACGGCTTCTTCTCCATGGAAATGAACGCCGGTTCACCGACCCTGGAAGTGCGCCACGGCAACCAGTTGCTGTGCCAGTTCCGCCTCGACCCGAGCCGTGGCCACACGGAAAACAACGTGCTGATGATTGGTGATTTGCGTTGCACGCCGGACACGCTGGCGGACCTGACGCTTGAGACGCCGACGGCAGGCTGATGCCCGGCACCCCGCATTTTTTTATGAGGTAAATGACGATGAAACGTCGGTTGGCACTGATTGGTTTTTGTTTGTTCACCCAGACGGCACACGCCGGGCCGAACATCAATATCGGCACGGTCTACGACTACCTGGACGGCGACAAAAGTACCTTTTTGAAACGCGTCTATAACGGCGGCGACAGCACCGCCTTCGTCAAGGTCAACATCCTTGAAATTCTCTACGACGCCGATGGCAAGTCGCGGGAGGTGCCGCTCAAATCCAATGCCGAGGGCAATTCCCGGGATGGCTTGATGGCCAGCCCGGCGCGACTGATCGTGCCCGCCAGTGGCATGCAGGGCACGCGGTTGCTGTACATGGGCGAGCGCGATAAAGAGCGCTATTTCCGTGTGCGTTTCATACCGGTGGTGCCCGAGAAGGAAGACGAATTCGCCGTCTCCGGCGAGGAGCGTGAGCAGTACAGGAAAGCCCTGTCCGCCGGGGTCACGGTGCTGGCCGGGTATGGCGCGGTGTTTTTCGTTCGCCCCAAGGACCCGCGTTACGCCAGCGTGATCGAAAACGAGGCGGCCAGGTACCGGATTCGCAATACCGGCAACACCGTGGTGGTGATCGATGAGTTCAAGGATTGCTCGGTCAAGAACGACCAGGACTGCCAGCCGACCACCAAGCATCATGTTCTGGCCGGCCGCCATTTCGAGTTCGAGAAACAGGCTGGCCGCGAGTACCGCTTCACCCTGGTTGAAGGCGAGAGCCGCAAGAAACTCGATGTGAAGGGCTGATGACTATGTTCAGACAACTGACGGTCCTGATGGTGTCGGCGATGGCCTGCCATGGTGCGTTCGCGGCCCGCGAAGTGCAGCACTTTGAAGTATTCGTGACGATCCCGAGCCAGGCGTTCTACGTCATTCCCGCAGACCCCGGCTGGATTCACCGCGAACAGTCATTGCCATGGAATCTGACGACCTCGACCCTGGGCGGCTTGCGCAAGTATTTCGATGTGAAGAGCGAAGCCGGTTCCATCGAAGCCCGCCTTGAGGGCCGGCCTTACTTGTCTAACGGGACGCAGGCCCATGACATTGGATTGCGCGTGCTGTTCAACGAAAAGTTGTTGAGCGAGGGGGAAAGCCGCGAGGTGGTTTCGCTGGTCGACGCCGCGCAGGGCAAGCGGGTTTTACTGGAAGTGCTGCCTGTGCCACCCGCCGATGGGGTTTACAAACCCGGCAACTATTTTGGAAGCGTCAACATGGTCTTCAACGCGGTGTTGCCCAAATGATGAATTTATTGAATAAGCGATCAGCCCGGACGTTGAAGGGGGCTGCATCGGCCAGCCTGTTGTGTGGGGTGTTTGCCCTGCCCATACAGGCCGCTGTGATGGACATCGAAGCGGTATTCGAGCCGGATTCCTCGAAGCCGAATAATAACGTGTTCGTCAACATGACCCCGTCCGAAGGTTTTTGCCGGCAGATACCACAGGCCTGTGCGCCCTATAAGCTGTTCAGCCTTATTGCGCCTATTTCCTTCACGGCGAATGCGCCAATCCTGGCCAACCATGCGGACCCGCGGCAAGGAGGAATGGCCCGCGTTCCCTCGGACTGGAGAGAGGTGGTGGTCACCCACGAGTCGGGTGATACCGAGGTGCTTTCCATTCGTATCGGCGGGATCGGGCACGAAGCCGCAACTCCCCGCCCTGTCACTGAACTGACCGGAGGAGGTTGGTGGGATGACTTGTGGGTAGGTGGCGGTTGGGCCTATGCGCCTATACCCTGTTCAAGTGTGGGTTGGCACTCGGCAGGGCCCTCGGGCTACAACAGTTTCTGGCGAGTCGCCAGAGGAGTGGGCGTGTGCAGCAAGACGGCGAAGTTCGATATTCCGCTTTCCTTTCGCTACCTGTACTTCGTGTTCGCTTATGAGCTGCGCACGCCTAACCCCCTGACCATGAAGACGGGCAAATACACCGGCACCATGCCGTACACCGTCGGTCCGCGTCAGGACTTCGACATGGGCGATGTCATGATCCCCAGTGACAACCAACTGACCCTCAACTTCTCTCTGGATGTTCGGCACACTCTCAAGGTCGAGATTCCACCCGGTGGCAATCGCGTTGAACTGGTGCCGCAGGGCGGCTGGCAAGCTTGGCTGACCCAAGGGCGCAAGCCCACACGGCTGTTTCGTGATCAGACGTTCAATGTGTCTTCATCGAGTCGCTTCAAGATGAGCCTGGACTGCCAGTACAGCACCGATGGCAACCGCTGCTCGGTGCGCGACCCGGCTTCAGGCCATGTCGTGCCGCTCGACGTCAGCGTGACCCTGCCCAATGGCTTGGTGGATGCCACCGATCAACCGGTCAGCCGTCGGCTGTTACGGCGCGACGGCAGTGGTACCGAGCTGTTCCAGCCGCGCTTTTATGTCGATCGCAAACCGGGCACGTTGCACTTCGAGATTGCGCAGGATGAGGTCGAGGAAATGATCAAGCCCGGTGTCGCCAGAACGTACTCGGGCACTGTCACGGTGGTTTGGGATTCGGAAGTGGGTTAAGCGTGACCCCTGATACATCACCCGATGCATCAGGGGTTGCCGATTACGGCTGTGCGTCTTTTTGCAGCGCTGCGCGGGTGAGTTTTCTGCTCAGCTCTTTTTCTTCGTAACCCATGTCGTGCAGCAATTGGCCGTAGACCTCATCGGTCATGTCCTGGTCCGTCAACACCACACTGTCATCGATATTCAGGCGCCGGGCGAGGTCTTGCAGACGCTGTTTGAGGGCGCGTCGTTGTGCAATTTGCTGGCCCTTGGAACTGGCCCAGGTGTGTTGGACTTCGCGTAACTCATCGAGCAAGTCGCTCTTGGTTTCGTAAAACCGGGTATTGCGCCGGAACTCGTTCGGATAGGTGTCCTGCAGGTATTTCTGCCAGAACGGCTGTTCGATCATGTCGTTGACCAACCCATCGCCGGCCTCCATCGACATCACCGTCTCGAAGGCGGTGTCGATGGTTTTGGTGTTCACACCGGCGATGGTGCGAAACAGCATCGTCTCCGATTGCCACGGTAAACCGAGGCGTTGAGCCAGGCCGGTTTCGTAGGCAAGGTACACCTCGACCTCATCCGGATTGCCCGGGCGGCTGCCGAAATCGGCACGGGCAATGTCATCCACGCGCGCGAGGCGAGCGGCACCTCTGGCCAGGTTCACCAGTTTGCTTTCAAGCACGGCGTTGGACGTCGACAAGGCATAGGCTTCGGAGGCGAGCACCTTGATACCCATGTGGTTGAACACCTGGGCCCCGGCATCGGCACAGGTGGTAGGCGCCCTGGCCATTTCGAACAGATCCTTGCGCAGCTCGGTGTCCAGGTCGATGGCTTCAATCATGCGCCATACCCGGCTGCTGAGTTGTTGGCGCAATTCACCACCGGCCTTGTAATCGGCCGAACGGGTCTGCTTCTGGATCAATGCAAAGAAATCCTTGGCGCCGGGCTCGGTCATCAATTCGTGCCAGGCTTCCTCGCGGAAGGTCCCCAGCCCTGAGACCTCGGCACTCCACCAGACCGAATCGTCTTGCATCGGCCACAGTTCTATCGCGTCACGCGCCGCGTCGATGTAGACCTGCTCGGGCGCGAGGCCGACTGACCGTCGATACGCCTTGAAGGTGATCAGGTTGGCGTCCGAGAGCTGCTCTTCGTACAAGCGGGTCCGGGCCAGGAGGAAGGCATCTTCCGAGCCGGGCACGACTTTCGGAATGACCTTGATCGGGTTCTCCTGCAAATCCAGAAAGAAGCCGCGCGGTCGACGTTTGTTGGAGGGCCCGAACAGGCCGTCGGGCCAGGTGGTGGCGCCCGTGTTGCTCAAGCTCAGGATTCTCAGCCTGGGCATGCGTCCGACGTCCGGGAGCAGGCCCAGCTTCGCGTTGTCATCGAGTCTGAGGGTTTCCAGGCGGGTCAGATTTCGCAGTTGCTCGACAGCGGAGGGGGTCAACGTGATGTCGTTGTTCATCAGTCGCAACGTGCGCAGGTGGTGCATCTTGCCGATGGTGTCGGGAAGTCGCGTCAGGCCGCAGCTACGGGCGCTCAGTTGTCGCAGATGAGGGAAGGCGCCCAAGAGGCCGGAGGTGGTTTCGGAAAAGGTCGTGCGGTCCAGATTCAAGGTGCTGATCTGATCGAGGTAGTGTTTGATATCCGGCAGTTCCTTCCACCAGCGTTCGAGGTCGAGCACCTGAAACTCTGTGGACAGGTCCAGCGCATACCCGCCGTCGGCCGTGATGCTGCGTTCACCAAAAACCGTGGGCTTGCGTTTGAAACAGTCGATAAAGCGGTCGGCAATGTGCAACCCGCCACTGTTGACGAACCCGCGCTGATCCGGCCCCCAGTTATCCGGCTGCTGGTAGCGCCAGCGATTCAACAGCACTCGCAGGTCGTCCAGTTCGCGGTCCAGTCGGGTCAGTGTCTGGTGCCCTTGCTCCTGCGAACCGAGGGATCGAACGAAGGTATTGACCTCGCGGTCGTTGAAGTGAGGGTAAATGTCCTGCACCCGTTGGGTGAGCGTGGGGGCGACGGTGGAGAAGCCGGGACCGCGCAACAGGATCATGTCTTCATGGTCAGCCAGCGGACGGATCGGCGGGGCGGCGAGCGCCGTGCGGCGCTGCGCCGGTGTCTCGGTCTTGGCCATCACCCATTGCTTGAAGAAGTCCCCCTGGCCTGGCCGATAACCCAACTGCGCCAGTTTGTTTTTCGGCAGGGCGTTGAGAACGGCTTCGTAAAAGTCAGTGGCGTCGTGCAGTTTTCGGTTGTCACCGTCCCAGACTTCGAACCGGTTGCCATCGTCCTTGACCAGCACCCGGACCATCGACGCGTCCTCGGCCCCCACACGGCTGCGCAAGGGACCGGCATCGTTGCCTTCACGAACCTCGATGCGCAATTGCGCGAACGTGTCGGTATGAATCCTCAAGGCGTTCAGCACCAGGCTTTCGGTTTGCGCCACCCACTGCGCGCCGTCCTGGAAGCCTTCATAGGCGTGGTTGGTCCGGGCTTCGAAGGCCGCCTCACGGGCGCGGCTCTTGAGGCTCAAGGGCAGTCGTTGCGTTTGGGTCATGCGCTTGAGGTCGGCAGCGTCTGTGGTGTTCAGCAGCGTCGCGGCGGCACGGGACGGTAACTCGGGAAAGGTGTGGCGCATGAGTCGCAGCGGCGGATCGTCGAAAGCCTGGGCTCCTTGGTAAAGCTGATTGATGATATCTGGGGTCAGCCGATCGGCTTCGTCCGCCAGGCGATCGCGCAAGGCTTGCACCCGTTCACGTTGGGCGGTGGACTGACCGACCACGGCGTGCAGTTCTTCTTCGTTGAGAAATTCGACGAGGTCTGGCGCAAATTGCTCGCTCATGAGGTTGGACAAACTGGTGGACAGGGTCTGTTCGGCCGTCGCATCGGCATTGCCGTACTGGCGGAACCGGCCGCTCATGTCGGCGTTTTCGTAGACCTTCAGGGCTTTGTCCGCGGGCCAGCCGTCCAGGTAAGTCGCCAGCGGTTCAAACCAGTAGGAGGAGGGATCCAGAGGCTGGCCTGAACGAATCCTCTCGATGGCCTGGCGGGTCTGGCGCTGGATGTTCAAGCGGGTGAGGCTGTCATCGAGTAACGGTGGCGGGGCCGTGTTGTCGACGTACATCCGGCGCAGCGCACCGTCGTCGGTACCGCTGGCGATGCGAACGGCTTCGAGTTCCGCGTCGCTGAAGCCCTCCACGGTGTGGCCGAGACGGCGCATCAACGTCGGACGATCCCAGGCTCGCGGGTGCTCGGCTTCATGGGTCCAGGCGCCGAGGCCGTTGTGTTTCAACTCGGGCAGGTAAGCATTGTCGCGATGCGGGTGTTTGACCCGGTAGTTGCCGGTTTGCGGATCCTTTTGCACGGCGTAGTGCTTGTCATCCAGCGGCAGAACCGCCTCGCCCTCGTGAGCGTGCAGCCCCAGCGCGTCAGGTCTGGAGTCCGGCGATAACTGCACATCCGGCCATTCATAAGGTTTGAGGTCGGGGTGCCACAGCCGGGGTTCGCCATTGGGCAGGGTGACCGGTTTCATGCCTTCGATCAGCGGCGACAGTTTCAGGCGTGCCAGCGCACCGATCTGCGCACCGGCGGCGAACGCTTCCAGCTGAAGAACATCGGTGACCAGGCCGACAATGTGTTCGGTGGCTTCAGTCCACAGTCCCAGGGTCATGTCGACGAGGCCTTCGATGGCGTCGCTGGCCATCTGATAAGCCATGTAGCCCATCATCAGCTGACCCAGTCCGGGCACGAACGGCGTGACGACCATCAGGGCGATGTTGAAGATGTCCGAGACGATTTTCTTGAAGTTCTCCCACCAGGCCCATCGTGCATGGGTATCGGCATCGGCGGTGGACACGGCGATGTGACGGGCGTCATTGAGGACCTTGTTGAGCTTTTGCTCGAACAGGTACTGCCAGAGTTCGCCGCTGATCGGTGCGGTGTTGAACTGCAGACGAGGGGCAGTGATAGCCTCTTCGCGCCAGCTCGGCCTCGGGTCAAGCGGCTCTTTGCGATGCCATTTCACTTGGAACAGGCGTTGTTGCAGCCCGCCGAAAAAATGCCCCCGATCGGATTGATCGACGAACCGGCTGAAGAATTGCTGGTAGGTCATGCCGGTGGAGGAGATGACAGCGTTGTCGCGCAGCTGACGCGTCAGTTCTTTCATCAGCGCGAGGGTCGAGGGGTACTCTTTCAGCGGGTGCTCGGGGTCTTGTGGGACATACGCGAAGATCGGCACTACCTTATGGACCCGGTTCAGATCCGGCGTAATCAAGACGATGCCGGTCAGCAGGCTGTCGAGCATGGACAGTTTGGCGAACTGCATGATTCGGCCTTTGCGGGTGAGGTTGCGCTG
This region of Pseudomonas mandelii genomic DNA includes:
- a CDS encoding PadR family transcriptional regulator, which gives rise to MRDHHSHRDHSDSRDGFEKRPGPGRERGGRSPRVFAPGDLKLLLLALIAEQPCHGYDLIRQIESMFDGAYCPSPGVIYPTLTFLEESAMILGDAEGGKKRYTITDAGRLSLTEQAIALDGVRMRIEVSKRSLRGHDRPAEIHEAVHNLRHALQMHHGRWSPEEILRVRDLLNNTAKAIVDGPAVQPVQEKAE
- a CDS encoding CS1 type fimbrial major subunit, whose protein sequence is MFKTFAIAVPMTLLALSTSMAFAAEESRTSINITADIPSKVFHAQPVDKDFGKDEKMQYLVGSGTLTEVRGTYDIQHTNGSVGAYVVGGPTPLFNGNPALNIPLTYTFNGTELTADSQEVVGDTESNGGMRADLVITAEKPGNSQVGIYTANPVVIFDAIPRI
- a CDS encoding TcfC E-set like domain-containing protein, with amino-acid sequence MFPMTPIATALALCFCATALAAPADNGHTPRSLLAQAKGLPSEFEEHFFDVPLAVRVELDQQFLGEAMVVLTRDDRITLVEFTDVSDSTIKASERDIWANYLKHGVVLGACQANCPEQLLAVHYSLENSLVSILTENAEHDDQVQRYYNQPEDGSTGLIVRNQLNLNGGQNQDLGGRYGLEASSSLGNWTQAVNMQLSRLGGVDNQLYHAVHELFTQRELEGNFLRLGLFTPTSEGLTRQPRSFGASPDTALGVMYGSSDSLAINNPKPAVYPIYVTANRQGSVEIYRDGLLINTQAIPAGLQTLDTRPLPGGIYEVEVRLIEDGQITSSTQELVYKPNNWRNHDERWRYNLFAGRESKMLSNWDEQADGDMTAGAAFNFLLHPRVILGLSGRQVKDTLQYGTSVDWAIVNNASVFANVYKTQDYGTGFDVQGLYSYGSGSLVASHNRSWLDTTRLYDTLPDGTRVRQRNVFIGQTSNSSLSLNHRLTSKSSVNARVSHSEGNTEGVGVDLGWTQRTQLFGSDANWRLSLFDRPGSFSSGNDRNRGLDLSVSVALGGPGEQLSGSIGTRTDRDGGRDNNASITYRKDLQDHLLQSVSATAITDTYGLGLNALATMQSDRVNGDGFIQRSSYNNDLTGGLNLDSTVAVGGQKIIVTSQYHRNGAGMIIDVESDIDDITLRADDLSGGSAVLKPGRNFVPITAYNSSSVSFDFEGNHVPAATIQPARSSYHLNKGGVDYRQIRVMRTLTVLGRLIDPQGNPLKGHHIINHASRGVSEVDGFFSMEMNAGSPTLEVRHGNQLLCQFRLDPSRGHTENNVLMIGDLRCTPDTLADLTLETPTAG
- a CDS encoding CS1 type fimbrial major subunit, yielding MFRQLTVLMVSAMACHGAFAAREVQHFEVFVTIPSQAFYVIPADPGWIHREQSLPWNLTTSTLGGLRKYFDVKSEAGSIEARLEGRPYLSNGTQAHDIGLRVLFNEKLLSEGESREVVSLVDAAQGKRVLLEVLPVPPADGVYKPGNYFGSVNMVFNAVLPK
- a CDS encoding NEL-type E3 ubiquitin ligase domain-containing protein — its product is MTDLHGRISARPTRGADDNKGRHYDFIKSRIHPTFKDASLRRIRELSLTQTASGYWVQSTKGFDHSPLQHANLELWSAQNTVDRVMDKVQGVYEFAEPLLTRALLEQFGVDVDVKTTYLHLYLPKQLPWYASNLNGVVTRTVSLLDAALHNFASRETCEADSNFISQPDARGHFDTLAIKRKMSIAQFQTLCRTLDIGARYTKYLEEQLRPRDGLAQVVLKHKIIENEKAAFKAAARLAVLKGDIDADAGDLILMMLDGQRNLTRKGRIMQFAKLSMLDSLLTGIVLITPDLNRVHKVVPIFAYVPQDPEHPLKEYPSTLALMKELTRQLRDNAVISSTGMTYQQFFSRFVDQSDRGHFFGGLQQRLFQVKWHRKEPLDPRPSWREEAITAPRLQFNTAPISGELWQYLFEQKLNKVLNDARHIAVSTADADTHARWAWWENFKKIVSDIFNIALMVVTPFVPGLGQLMMGYMAYQMASDAIEGLVDMTLGLWTEATEHIVGLVTDVLQLEAFAAGAQIGALARLKLSPLIEGMKPVTLPNGEPRLWHPDLKPYEWPDVQLSPDSRPDALGLHAHEGEAVLPLDDKHYAVQKDPQTGNYRVKHPHRDNAYLPELKHNGLGAWTHEAEHPRAWDRPTLMRRLGHTVEGFSDAELEAVRIASGTDDGALRRMYVDNTAPPPLLDDSLTRLNIQRQTRQAIERIRSGQPLDPSSYWFEPLATYLDGWPADKALKVYENADMSGRFRQYGNADATAEQTLSTSLSNLMSEQFAPDLVEFLNEEELHAVVGQSTAQRERVQALRDRLADEADRLTPDIINQLYQGAQAFDDPPLRLMRHTFPELPSRAAATLLNTTDAADLKRMTQTQRLPLSLKSRAREAAFEARTNHAYEGFQDGAQWVAQTESLVLNALRIHTDTFAQLRIEVREGNDAGPLRSRVGAEDASMVRVLVKDDGNRFEVWDGDNRKLHDATDFYEAVLNALPKNKLAQLGYRPGQGDFFKQWVMAKTETPAQRRTALAAPPIRPLADHEDMILLRGPGFSTVAPTLTQRVQDIYPHFNDREVNTFVRSLGSQEQGHQTLTRLDRELDDLRVLLNRWRYQQPDNWGPDQRGFVNSGGLHIADRFIDCFKRKPTVFGERSITADGGYALDLSTEFQVLDLERWWKELPDIKHYLDQISTLNLDRTTFSETTSGLLGAFPHLRQLSARSCGLTRLPDTIGKMHHLRTLRLMNNDITLTPSAVEQLRNLTRLETLRLDDNAKLGLLPDVGRMPRLRILSLSNTGATTWPDGLFGPSNKRRPRGFFLDLQENPIKVIPKVVPGSEDAFLLARTRLYEEQLSDANLITFKAYRRSVGLAPEQVYIDAARDAIELWPMQDDSVWWSAEVSGLGTFREEAWHELMTEPGAKDFFALIQKQTRSADYKAGGELRQQLSSRVWRMIEAIDLDTELRKDLFEMARAPTTCADAGAQVFNHMGIKVLASEAYALSTSNAVLESKLVNLARGAARLARVDDIARADFGSRPGNPDEVEVYLAYETGLAQRLGLPWQSETMLFRTIAGVNTKTIDTAFETVMSMEAGDGLVNDMIEQPFWQKYLQDTYPNEFRRNTRFYETKSDLLDELREVQHTWASSKGQQIAQRRALKQRLQDLARRLNIDDSVVLTDQDMTDEVYGQLLHDMGYEEKELSRKLTRAALQKDAQP